One genomic segment of Drosophila melanogaster chromosome 3L includes these proteins:
- the tey gene encoding teyrha-meyrha, isoform D, whose translation MSLVGNYFNPHLLLNHGMLVANGAAAAAAAAGAGPASYFASDRSPLGKPSVLSNFSLPSAFSPPKYIGISLDQNLFNGSESFRTDSASPTCTSHESMEGSQDYDAVEKGESPRSNNSQDPRDLRHLHNAGKSHQALATSSSASSSSSSSCSTSNPAISTATSSVAVSMASHLAASSPHHHPHTHAHSHPHPLAHPHAHSHHHVGHHVGAPPVSTAVTTHHHMAHPHPLSHHHAAHHAALASLSMAGLRAVPGGLSLVSGLQAAAAGGAIPEMCPVCGLKLSAEEWHTHFLTELDRLYKLSAGFERASLQATYMFAPPCPAQENAIRTSHNRWETFQRIRNNRQNRLRLKVRKRKYGEMYMMESLYCSSCPICKRKYALETGKIPPEDDAKSQEEIETVDVESCNDEVPDSGSELATPSSGSSGTVMPPSSMHNSNSQPGKLDGILYRTGCVLSQKDPHPDEHDVSTNVTTASSSSWPGEAPTQAHISVKTVSELSSTTHHYYNADSCGVGVNDTNSSSSTHNNGGGSNKDLMMDTASCQNDSDEDVIVDDDDTVKLTSKINYGKIQRRQDEQNVGSSRSLENISPVEERPRSEPQVSSTEPGPMDISHNNNNNNNNNNNNSNSNNNNNPSTKYAESMENSLSQLSSMGVPGLTQLDTKTGLKDLNTDAFLRGRNFYFHQSCANVMSSYRLNKELLSQAQNQQRAAANGNGNGSGIGIGDSGGATATPRSLSPAQSPQQSVSQAME comes from the exons ATGTCACTAGTCGGCAACTACTTCAATCCGCACCTGCTGCTCAACCACGGGATGCTGGTGGCCAACggagcggcggcggcagcggcggcggcgggaGCGGGACCGGCCAGCTACTTTGCCAGTGACCGCTCGCCGCTGGGCAAGCCGTCGGTGCTGTCCAACTTCTCGCTGCCGTCGGCCTTCTCGCCGCCCAAGTACATCGGCATATCCCTGGATCAG AATCTGTTCAATGGCAGCGAATCATTTCGCACGGATTCGGCCAGCCCCACATGCACATCGCACGAATCCATGGAGGGATCACAGGATTACGATGCCGTTGAAAAGGGTGAAAGTCCGCGCAGCAATAATTCTCAGGATCCCAGGGATTTGAGAC ATCTGCATAATGCGGGGAAGAGCCACCAGGCACTGGCCACTTCCTCGTCGGCGTCcagctcctcgtcctcctcctgctccaccAGCAATCCCGCCATCAGCACGGCGACCAGCAGCGTTGCCGTTTCGATGGCCAGCCACCTGGCCGCCTCCTCGCCGCACCATCACCCCCACACGCACGCCCACTCGCACCCGCATCCGTTGGCCCATCCGCACGCCCATAGCCATCACCACGTGGGCCACCATGTGGGGGCACCTCCGGTGTCCACGGCGGTGACGACGCACCACCACATGGCCCATCCCCATCCGCTGTCGCACCACCACGCCGCCCACCACGCGGCCTTGGCCAGCTTGAGCATGGCGGGTCTGCGAGCAGTTCCCGGCGGATTGAGCCTGGTCAGTGGGCTGCAGGCGGCAGCTGCCGGCGGTGCTATTCCCGAGATGTGCCCCGTTTGCGGACTGAAGCTGAGCGCCGAGGAGTGGCACACCCACTTCCTCACCGAACTGGACAGGCTCTACAAGCTGAGTGCGGGATTCGAGAGGGCCAGTCTGCAGGCCACCTACATGTTTGCTCCTCCATGTCCCGCGCAGGAGAACGCCATTCGCACCAGTCACAACCGCTGGGAG ACCTTTCAGAGAATACGTAACAATCGCCAGAACCGACTGAGACTCAAAGTGCGAAAGCGCAAGTACGGCGAAATGTACATGATGGAGAGTCTTTACTGTAGCAGTTGTCCGATCTGCAAGAGGAAGTACGCCTTGGAGACGGGGAAGATTCCTCCGGAG GACGATGCCAAATCGCAGGAGGAGATCGAAACGGTGGATGTGGAGAGCTGCAACGACGAAGTGCCCGACTCAGGTTCGGAGCTGGCTACTCCGAGTTCTGGGTCATCCGGCACGGTTATGCCGCCCTCCAGTATGCACAACAGCAACTCGCAGCCGGGCAAGCTGGACGGGATTCTCTACCGGACGGGCTGTGTGCTCAGCCAGAAGGATCCGCATCCCGACGAGCATGACGTGAGCACCAATGTGACAACGGCGAGCAGCAGTAGTTGGCCGGGAGAGGCACCAACCCAGGCACATATCAGTG TTAAAACCGTCAGCGAGCTGTCATCCACCACACACCACTACTACAACGCGGACTCATGCGGCGTGGGCGTAAACgacaccaacagcagcagcagcacccacAACAACGGCGGTGGCAGCAACAAGGATCTGATGATGGACACGGCCTCCTGCCAAAACGACAGCGACGAGGACGTGATTGTGGACGACGACGACACCGTGAAGCTGACGAGCAAAATCAACTATGGCAAGATTCAGCGCCGCCAGGACGAGCAGAACGTCGGCAGCAGCAG ATCCCTCGAGAACATCTCACCGGTGGAGGAGCGACCGCGGTCGGAGCCGCAGGTGAGCAGCACCGAACCCGGACCCATGGACATATctcacaacaacaacaataacaacaacaacaacaacaacaatagcaacagtaataacaacaacaatccgTCGACGAAATACGCAGAGAGCATGGAGAACAGCCTGTCGCAGTTGTCGTCGATGGGCGTGCCGGGATTAACGCAATTGGACACAAAG ACAGGCTTAAAGGATCTCAACACGGATGCGTTTCTGCGCGGCCGTAACTTTTACTTCCACCAGAGTTGTGCCAACGTCATGAGCAGCTACCGGCTGAACAAGGAGCTTCTCAGCCAGGCCCAGAATCAACAGAGGGCGGCCGccaacggaaacggaaatggcaGTGGGATCGGAATTGGGGATTCGGGCGGCGCCACGGCAACGCCCCGCAGCCTTTCACCTGCCCAATCTCCGCAGCAGAGCGTTTCGCAGGCCATGGAGTGA
- the tey gene encoding teyrha-meyrha, isoform A: MESNAFGSSHLPSQALVVLSEAASGLHEALRGQRPFPSRVIPFDFPLLQLPDAKDLHNMSLVGNYFNPHLLLNHGMLVANGAAAAAAAAGAGPASYFASDRSPLGKPSVLSNFSLPSAFSPPKYIGISLDQNLFNGSESFRTDSASPTCTSHESMEGSQDYDAVEKGESPRSNNSQDPRDLRHLHNAGKSHQALATSSSASSSSSSSCSTSNPAISTATSSVAVSMASHLAASSPHHHPHTHAHSHPHPLAHPHAHSHHHVGHHVGAPPVSTAVTTHHHMAHPHPLSHHHAAHHAALASLSMAGLRAVPGGLSLVSGLQAAAAGGAIPEMCPVCGLKLSAEEWHTHFLTELDRLYKLSAGFERASLQATYMFAPPCPAQENAIRTSHNRWETFQRIRNNRQNRLRLKVRKRKYGEMYMMESLYCSSCPICKRKYALETGKIPPEDDAKSQEEIETVDVESCNDEVPDSGSELATPSSGSSGTVMPPSSMHNSNSQPGKLDGILYRTGCVLSQKDPHPDEHDVSTNVTTASSSSWPGEAPTQAHISVKTVSELSSTTHHYYNADSCGVGVNDTNSSSSTHNNGGGSNKDLMMDTASCQNDSDEDVIVDDDDTVKLTSKINYGKIQRRQDEQNVGSSRSLENISPVEERPRSEPQVSSTEPGPMDISHNNNNNNNNNNNNSNSNNNNNPSTKYAESMENSLSQLSSMGVPGLTQLDTKA; this comes from the exons GTAATCCCTTTCGATTTCCCCCTCTTGCAGCTACCCGACGCCAAAGATCTGCACAATATGTCACTAGTCGGCAACTACTTCAATCCGCACCTGCTGCTCAACCACGGGATGCTGGTGGCCAACggagcggcggcggcagcggcggcggcgggaGCGGGACCGGCCAGCTACTTTGCCAGTGACCGCTCGCCGCTGGGCAAGCCGTCGGTGCTGTCCAACTTCTCGCTGCCGTCGGCCTTCTCGCCGCCCAAGTACATCGGCATATCCCTGGATCAG AATCTGTTCAATGGCAGCGAATCATTTCGCACGGATTCGGCCAGCCCCACATGCACATCGCACGAATCCATGGAGGGATCACAGGATTACGATGCCGTTGAAAAGGGTGAAAGTCCGCGCAGCAATAATTCTCAGGATCCCAGGGATTTGAGAC ATCTGCATAATGCGGGGAAGAGCCACCAGGCACTGGCCACTTCCTCGTCGGCGTCcagctcctcgtcctcctcctgctccaccAGCAATCCCGCCATCAGCACGGCGACCAGCAGCGTTGCCGTTTCGATGGCCAGCCACCTGGCCGCCTCCTCGCCGCACCATCACCCCCACACGCACGCCCACTCGCACCCGCATCCGTTGGCCCATCCGCACGCCCATAGCCATCACCACGTGGGCCACCATGTGGGGGCACCTCCGGTGTCCACGGCGGTGACGACGCACCACCACATGGCCCATCCCCATCCGCTGTCGCACCACCACGCCGCCCACCACGCGGCCTTGGCCAGCTTGAGCATGGCGGGTCTGCGAGCAGTTCCCGGCGGATTGAGCCTGGTCAGTGGGCTGCAGGCGGCAGCTGCCGGCGGTGCTATTCCCGAGATGTGCCCCGTTTGCGGACTGAAGCTGAGCGCCGAGGAGTGGCACACCCACTTCCTCACCGAACTGGACAGGCTCTACAAGCTGAGTGCGGGATTCGAGAGGGCCAGTCTGCAGGCCACCTACATGTTTGCTCCTCCATGTCCCGCGCAGGAGAACGCCATTCGCACCAGTCACAACCGCTGGGAG ACCTTTCAGAGAATACGTAACAATCGCCAGAACCGACTGAGACTCAAAGTGCGAAAGCGCAAGTACGGCGAAATGTACATGATGGAGAGTCTTTACTGTAGCAGTTGTCCGATCTGCAAGAGGAAGTACGCCTTGGAGACGGGGAAGATTCCTCCGGAG GACGATGCCAAATCGCAGGAGGAGATCGAAACGGTGGATGTGGAGAGCTGCAACGACGAAGTGCCCGACTCAGGTTCGGAGCTGGCTACTCCGAGTTCTGGGTCATCCGGCACGGTTATGCCGCCCTCCAGTATGCACAACAGCAACTCGCAGCCGGGCAAGCTGGACGGGATTCTCTACCGGACGGGCTGTGTGCTCAGCCAGAAGGATCCGCATCCCGACGAGCATGACGTGAGCACCAATGTGACAACGGCGAGCAGCAGTAGTTGGCCGGGAGAGGCACCAACCCAGGCACATATCAGTG TTAAAACCGTCAGCGAGCTGTCATCCACCACACACCACTACTACAACGCGGACTCATGCGGCGTGGGCGTAAACgacaccaacagcagcagcagcacccacAACAACGGCGGTGGCAGCAACAAGGATCTGATGATGGACACGGCCTCCTGCCAAAACGACAGCGACGAGGACGTGATTGTGGACGACGACGACACCGTGAAGCTGACGAGCAAAATCAACTATGGCAAGATTCAGCGCCGCCAGGACGAGCAGAACGTCGGCAGCAGCAG ATCCCTCGAGAACATCTCACCGGTGGAGGAGCGACCGCGGTCGGAGCCGCAGGTGAGCAGCACCGAACCCGGACCCATGGACATATctcacaacaacaacaataacaacaacaacaacaacaacaatagcaacagtaataacaacaacaatccgTCGACGAAATACGCAGAGAGCATGGAGAACAGCCTGTCGCAGTTGTCGTCGATGGGCGTGCCGGGATTAACGCAATTGGACACAAAG GCTTAA
- the tey gene encoding teyrha-meyrha, isoform C: MESNAFGSSHLPSQALVVLSEAASGLHEALRGQRPFPSRLPDAKDLHNMSLVGNYFNPHLLLNHGMLVANGAAAAAAAAGAGPASYFASDRSPLGKPSVLSNFSLPSAFSPPKYIGISLDQNLFNGSESFRTDSASPTCTSHESMEGSQDYDAVEKGESPRSNNSQDPRDLRHLHNAGKSHQALATSSSASSSSSSSCSTSNPAISTATSSVAVSMASHLAASSPHHHPHTHAHSHPHPLAHPHAHSHHHVGHHVGAPPVSTAVTTHHHMAHPHPLSHHHAAHHAALASLSMAGLRAVPGGLSLVSGLQAAAAGGAIPEMCPVCGLKLSAEEWHTHFLTELDRLYKLSAGFERASLQATYMFAPPCPAQENAIRTSHNRWETFQRIRNNRQNRLRLKVRKRKYGEMYMMESLYCSSCPICKRKYALETGKIPPEDDAKSQEEIETVDVESCNDEVPDSGSELATPSSGSSGTVMPPSSMHNSNSQPGKLDGILYRTGCVLSQKDPHPDEHDVSTNVTTASSSSWPGEAPTQAHISVKTVSELSSTTHHYYNADSCGVGVNDTNSSSSTHNNGGGSNKDLMMDTASCQNDSDEDVIVDDDDTVKLTSKINYGKIQRRQDEQNVGSSRSLENISPVEERPRSEPQVSSTEPGPMDISHNNNNNNNNNNNNSNSNNNNNPSTKYAESMENSLSQLSSMGVPGLTQLDTKTGLKDLNTDAFLRGRNFYFHQSCANVMSSYRLNKELLSQAQNQQRAAANGNGNGSGIGIGDSGGATATPRSLSPAQSPQQSVSQAME; the protein is encoded by the exons CTACCCGACGCCAAAGATCTGCACAATATGTCACTAGTCGGCAACTACTTCAATCCGCACCTGCTGCTCAACCACGGGATGCTGGTGGCCAACggagcggcggcggcagcggcggcggcgggaGCGGGACCGGCCAGCTACTTTGCCAGTGACCGCTCGCCGCTGGGCAAGCCGTCGGTGCTGTCCAACTTCTCGCTGCCGTCGGCCTTCTCGCCGCCCAAGTACATCGGCATATCCCTGGATCAG AATCTGTTCAATGGCAGCGAATCATTTCGCACGGATTCGGCCAGCCCCACATGCACATCGCACGAATCCATGGAGGGATCACAGGATTACGATGCCGTTGAAAAGGGTGAAAGTCCGCGCAGCAATAATTCTCAGGATCCCAGGGATTTGAGAC ATCTGCATAATGCGGGGAAGAGCCACCAGGCACTGGCCACTTCCTCGTCGGCGTCcagctcctcgtcctcctcctgctccaccAGCAATCCCGCCATCAGCACGGCGACCAGCAGCGTTGCCGTTTCGATGGCCAGCCACCTGGCCGCCTCCTCGCCGCACCATCACCCCCACACGCACGCCCACTCGCACCCGCATCCGTTGGCCCATCCGCACGCCCATAGCCATCACCACGTGGGCCACCATGTGGGGGCACCTCCGGTGTCCACGGCGGTGACGACGCACCACCACATGGCCCATCCCCATCCGCTGTCGCACCACCACGCCGCCCACCACGCGGCCTTGGCCAGCTTGAGCATGGCGGGTCTGCGAGCAGTTCCCGGCGGATTGAGCCTGGTCAGTGGGCTGCAGGCGGCAGCTGCCGGCGGTGCTATTCCCGAGATGTGCCCCGTTTGCGGACTGAAGCTGAGCGCCGAGGAGTGGCACACCCACTTCCTCACCGAACTGGACAGGCTCTACAAGCTGAGTGCGGGATTCGAGAGGGCCAGTCTGCAGGCCACCTACATGTTTGCTCCTCCATGTCCCGCGCAGGAGAACGCCATTCGCACCAGTCACAACCGCTGGGAG ACCTTTCAGAGAATACGTAACAATCGCCAGAACCGACTGAGACTCAAAGTGCGAAAGCGCAAGTACGGCGAAATGTACATGATGGAGAGTCTTTACTGTAGCAGTTGTCCGATCTGCAAGAGGAAGTACGCCTTGGAGACGGGGAAGATTCCTCCGGAG GACGATGCCAAATCGCAGGAGGAGATCGAAACGGTGGATGTGGAGAGCTGCAACGACGAAGTGCCCGACTCAGGTTCGGAGCTGGCTACTCCGAGTTCTGGGTCATCCGGCACGGTTATGCCGCCCTCCAGTATGCACAACAGCAACTCGCAGCCGGGCAAGCTGGACGGGATTCTCTACCGGACGGGCTGTGTGCTCAGCCAGAAGGATCCGCATCCCGACGAGCATGACGTGAGCACCAATGTGACAACGGCGAGCAGCAGTAGTTGGCCGGGAGAGGCACCAACCCAGGCACATATCAGTG TTAAAACCGTCAGCGAGCTGTCATCCACCACACACCACTACTACAACGCGGACTCATGCGGCGTGGGCGTAAACgacaccaacagcagcagcagcacccacAACAACGGCGGTGGCAGCAACAAGGATCTGATGATGGACACGGCCTCCTGCCAAAACGACAGCGACGAGGACGTGATTGTGGACGACGACGACACCGTGAAGCTGACGAGCAAAATCAACTATGGCAAGATTCAGCGCCGCCAGGACGAGCAGAACGTCGGCAGCAGCAG ATCCCTCGAGAACATCTCACCGGTGGAGGAGCGACCGCGGTCGGAGCCGCAGGTGAGCAGCACCGAACCCGGACCCATGGACATATctcacaacaacaacaataacaacaacaacaacaacaacaatagcaacagtaataacaacaacaatccgTCGACGAAATACGCAGAGAGCATGGAGAACAGCCTGTCGCAGTTGTCGTCGATGGGCGTGCCGGGATTAACGCAATTGGACACAAAG ACAGGCTTAAAGGATCTCAACACGGATGCGTTTCTGCGCGGCCGTAACTTTTACTTCCACCAGAGTTGTGCCAACGTCATGAGCAGCTACCGGCTGAACAAGGAGCTTCTCAGCCAGGCCCAGAATCAACAGAGGGCGGCCGccaacggaaacggaaatggcaGTGGGATCGGAATTGGGGATTCGGGCGGCGCCACGGCAACGCCCCGCAGCCTTTCACCTGCCCAATCTCCGCAGCAGAGCGTTTCGCAGGCCATGGAGTGA
- the tey gene encoding teyrha-meyrha, isoform B gives MESNAFGSSHLPSQALVVLSEAASGLHEALRGQRPFPSRVIPFDFPLLQLPDAKDLHNMSLVGNYFNPHLLLNHGMLVANGAAAAAAAAGAGPASYFASDRSPLGKPSVLSNFSLPSAFSPPKYIGISLDQNLFNGSESFRTDSASPTCTSHESMEGSQDYDAVEKGESPRSNNSQDPRDLRHLHNAGKSHQALATSSSASSSSSSSCSTSNPAISTATSSVAVSMASHLAASSPHHHPHTHAHSHPHPLAHPHAHSHHHVGHHVGAPPVSTAVTTHHHMAHPHPLSHHHAAHHAALASLSMAGLRAVPGGLSLVSGLQAAAAGGAIPEMCPVCGLKLSAEEWHTHFLTELDRLYKLSAGFERASLQATYMFAPPCPAQENAIRTSHNRWETFQRIRNNRQNRLRLKVRKRKYGEMYMMESLYCSSCPICKRKYALETGKIPPEDDAKSQEEIETVDVESCNDEVPDSGSELATPSSGSSGTVMPPSSMHNSNSQPGKLDGILYRTGCVLSQKDPHPDEHDVSTNVTTASSSSWPGEAPTQAHISVKTVSELSSTTHHYYNADSCGVGVNDTNSSSSTHNNGGGSNKDLMMDTASCQNDSDEDVIVDDDDTVKLTSKINYGKIQRRQDEQNVGSSRSLENISPVEERPRSEPQVSSTEPGPMDISHNNNNNNNNNNNNSNSNNNNNPSTKYAESMENSLSQLSSMGVPGLTQLDTKVGISSDLKPDDENKCFICKTGLKDLNTDAFLRGRNFYFHQSCANVMSSYRLNKELLSQAQNQQRAAANGNGNGSGIGIGDSGGATATPRSLSPAQSPQQSVSQAME, from the exons GTAATCCCTTTCGATTTCCCCCTCTTGCAGCTACCCGACGCCAAAGATCTGCACAATATGTCACTAGTCGGCAACTACTTCAATCCGCACCTGCTGCTCAACCACGGGATGCTGGTGGCCAACggagcggcggcggcagcggcggcggcgggaGCGGGACCGGCCAGCTACTTTGCCAGTGACCGCTCGCCGCTGGGCAAGCCGTCGGTGCTGTCCAACTTCTCGCTGCCGTCGGCCTTCTCGCCGCCCAAGTACATCGGCATATCCCTGGATCAG AATCTGTTCAATGGCAGCGAATCATTTCGCACGGATTCGGCCAGCCCCACATGCACATCGCACGAATCCATGGAGGGATCACAGGATTACGATGCCGTTGAAAAGGGTGAAAGTCCGCGCAGCAATAATTCTCAGGATCCCAGGGATTTGAGAC ATCTGCATAATGCGGGGAAGAGCCACCAGGCACTGGCCACTTCCTCGTCGGCGTCcagctcctcgtcctcctcctgctccaccAGCAATCCCGCCATCAGCACGGCGACCAGCAGCGTTGCCGTTTCGATGGCCAGCCACCTGGCCGCCTCCTCGCCGCACCATCACCCCCACACGCACGCCCACTCGCACCCGCATCCGTTGGCCCATCCGCACGCCCATAGCCATCACCACGTGGGCCACCATGTGGGGGCACCTCCGGTGTCCACGGCGGTGACGACGCACCACCACATGGCCCATCCCCATCCGCTGTCGCACCACCACGCCGCCCACCACGCGGCCTTGGCCAGCTTGAGCATGGCGGGTCTGCGAGCAGTTCCCGGCGGATTGAGCCTGGTCAGTGGGCTGCAGGCGGCAGCTGCCGGCGGTGCTATTCCCGAGATGTGCCCCGTTTGCGGACTGAAGCTGAGCGCCGAGGAGTGGCACACCCACTTCCTCACCGAACTGGACAGGCTCTACAAGCTGAGTGCGGGATTCGAGAGGGCCAGTCTGCAGGCCACCTACATGTTTGCTCCTCCATGTCCCGCGCAGGAGAACGCCATTCGCACCAGTCACAACCGCTGGGAG ACCTTTCAGAGAATACGTAACAATCGCCAGAACCGACTGAGACTCAAAGTGCGAAAGCGCAAGTACGGCGAAATGTACATGATGGAGAGTCTTTACTGTAGCAGTTGTCCGATCTGCAAGAGGAAGTACGCCTTGGAGACGGGGAAGATTCCTCCGGAG GACGATGCCAAATCGCAGGAGGAGATCGAAACGGTGGATGTGGAGAGCTGCAACGACGAAGTGCCCGACTCAGGTTCGGAGCTGGCTACTCCGAGTTCTGGGTCATCCGGCACGGTTATGCCGCCCTCCAGTATGCACAACAGCAACTCGCAGCCGGGCAAGCTGGACGGGATTCTCTACCGGACGGGCTGTGTGCTCAGCCAGAAGGATCCGCATCCCGACGAGCATGACGTGAGCACCAATGTGACAACGGCGAGCAGCAGTAGTTGGCCGGGAGAGGCACCAACCCAGGCACATATCAGTG TTAAAACCGTCAGCGAGCTGTCATCCACCACACACCACTACTACAACGCGGACTCATGCGGCGTGGGCGTAAACgacaccaacagcagcagcagcacccacAACAACGGCGGTGGCAGCAACAAGGATCTGATGATGGACACGGCCTCCTGCCAAAACGACAGCGACGAGGACGTGATTGTGGACGACGACGACACCGTGAAGCTGACGAGCAAAATCAACTATGGCAAGATTCAGCGCCGCCAGGACGAGCAGAACGTCGGCAGCAGCAG ATCCCTCGAGAACATCTCACCGGTGGAGGAGCGACCGCGGTCGGAGCCGCAGGTGAGCAGCACCGAACCCGGACCCATGGACATATctcacaacaacaacaataacaacaacaacaacaacaacaatagcaacagtaataacaacaacaatccgTCGACGAAATACGCAGAGAGCATGGAGAACAGCCTGTCGCAGTTGTCGTCGATGGGCGTGCCGGGATTAACGCAATTGGACACAAAGGTGGGGATTAGTTCGGATTTAAAACCGGACGATGAAAACAAATGTTTCATTTGTAAG ACAGGCTTAAAGGATCTCAACACGGATGCGTTTCTGCGCGGCCGTAACTTTTACTTCCACCAGAGTTGTGCCAACGTCATGAGCAGCTACCGGCTGAACAAGGAGCTTCTCAGCCAGGCCCAGAATCAACAGAGGGCGGCCGccaacggaaacggaaatggcaGTGGGATCGGAATTGGGGATTCGGGCGGCGCCACGGCAACGCCCCGCAGCCTTTCACCTGCCCAATCTCCGCAGCAGAGCGTTTCGCAGGCCATGGAGTGA